From Plasmodium brasilianum strain Bolivian I chromosome 3, whole genome shotgun sequence, the proteins below share one genomic window:
- a CDS encoding drug/metabolite transporter DMT2, protein MKNEILYRTTFILFLLSYCFQPLLIDIIKYNGCGNSSTFIFLIPHYLSMIIVGFLPKKQKLTECNWMKIFFVSILDLINQVLKKVGLLYAGSAIYIIIDSCTLIFTAMWRKILLNKKISNFQLLGILLITFGIAIKSNNLKFEIDREEVIGVILIIISNFLMGLTFVLNEKYMNQMEGQNIVCLMGIFCLSFVSIWTAIWTLPNFNHLILENIKKKQGDIKTIWLSFLGLFAFNIITSSTLWYIMKISGSLTVGILKGLKVAIIFLFSHIFFCKYDSKQCLNLHSTLSVFCCIVGVLIYSFNGYLLTLTDKLYTRNEIKRNEIKRNEIKRNEIKRNEIKRNEIKRNEIKRNEIKRNEIKRNEIKRNEIKRNEIKRNEIELLQEKKVIPNLCKNEKEKV, encoded by the exons atgaaaaatgaaatctTATACAGAacaacatttatattatttttactaagCTACTGCTTCCAACCATTATTAATagacataataaaatacaatgGATGTGGAAATTCAagtacttttatttttttaataccaCATTATTTGTCGATGATTATTGTAGGATTTTTAccgaaaaaacaaaaattaactGAGTGCAATTggatgaaaatattttttgtttctataTTAGATTTAATAAATCAAGTGCTTAAAAAAGTTGGCTTATTATATGCTGGGTcagctatatatattattatagatAGTTgtacattaatatttacaGCTATGTggagaaaaattttattaaataagaagATAAGTAATTTTCAATTATTAGGTATTCTGTTAATAACATTTGGTATTGCTATTAaatcaaataatttaaaattcgAAATAGACAGAGAAGAAGTTATTGGagttattttaataataatcagTAACTTCTTAATGGGATTAACATTcgttttaaatgaaaagtatATGAACCAAATGGAAGGACAGAATATTGTTTGTTTAATGGGCATTTTCTGTCTTAGTTTTGTTTCAATTTGGACAGCTATATGGACACTACCAAATTTtaatcatttaattttagaaaatataaagaaaaaacaaggAGATATTAAAACCATTTGGTTAAGTTTTCTAGGCCTTTTTGCATTTAACATTATAACATCATCAACCTTATggtatattatgaaaattagTGGATCGTTAACTGTTGGAATATTAAAAGGACTTAAAGTTgctatcatttttttatttagtcatatttttttttgtaaatatgaTTCAAAACAGTGTTTAAATCTTCATTCCACTTTATCTGTTTTTTGTTGTATCGTTGGAGTTCTTATTTATTCCTTCAATGGATATTTACTAACTCTTACAGACAAGCTTTACACG agaaatgaaataaagagaaatgaaataaagagaaatgaaataaagagaaatgaaataaagagaaatgaaataaagagaaatgaaataaagagaaatgaaataaagagaaatgaaataaagagaaatgaaataaagagaaatgaaata
- a CDS encoding eukaryotic translation initiation factor 3 subunit I, producing MKRKYLCGHNRPLTHVNTNYDGDLLFTTGRDKKFILWRLSDGSQIGLYECSGAVYNSDVTYDSKRIVCSSAANKVYIFDVYTGETLKVIEESGPVRFVEFNKNPLDQNKIVVANDRLKADHKRFIKLYDLKSDTLIWKQEHESRCIQVRWCFFDKIILSAHENGEIVIWNAEDGHQMNKFQAHSKEVTNLAFDKDRMIMLSSSTDGTATLRDAINFEIINEYKADRPLNTCDISPLFKSENNPKNHIILAGGQAAEHVTTTATGEGKFQTLLYDIIHANELGSVKGHFGTVHSIKFLPHGDGFVSGGEDGFARIYHFDKDYFIGKYD from the exons atgaaaagaaaatatttatgtggTCATAATCGTCCGTTAACGCAtgtaaatacaaattatgatggagatttattatttacaacaGGAAGG gataaaaaatttattttgtggAGATTATCAGATGGAAGCCAAATag GCCTGTACGAGTGCAGCGGGGCTGTGTATAATTCGGATGTTACTTACGATAGCAAAAGAATAGTATGCTCATCTGCAGCTAAtaaagtttatatatttgacgTGTACACAGGAGAAACTTTAAAAGTTATTGAAGAGAGCGGTCCTGTGCGATTTGTTGAGTTTAATAAAAATCCATTAGATCAGAATAAAATAGTTGTAGCAAATGATAGGTTAAAAGCTGACCATAAaagatttattaaattatatgattTAAAAAGTGATACATTGATATGGAAACAAGAACATGAGAGTAGGTGCATACAAGTGAGGTGGtgtttttttgataaaataattttatcagCACATGAAAATGGGGAAATAGTAATATGGAATGCTGAGGATGGTCAccaaatgaataaattcCAAGCTCATTCAAAAGAGGTTACAAATTTAGCTTTTGATAAAGATAGGATGATCATGTTGAGTTCATCAACAGATGGAACAGCAACCCTGAGGGATGctataaattttgaaattataaatgaatataaagcTGATAGACCTTTAAATACATGTGATATATCCCCATTGTTTAAAAGTGAAAATAATCCAAAAAATCATATTATCCTAGCAGGTGGTCAAGCAGCTGAACATGTTACCACGACTGCTACAGGAGAGGGAAAGTTTCAAACTCTGCTTTATGATATAATACATGCAAATGAGCTAGGCAGTGTTAAAGGACATTTCGGTACTGTACAttctattaaatttttaccaCACGGAGATGGTTTCGTTTCAGGGGGTGAAGACGGATTTGCAAGAATATATCATTTTGATAAGGATTATTTTATAGGGAAATATGATTAG
- a CDS encoding hypothetical protein (conserved Plasmodium protein), whose amino-acid sequence MTKATRSICVIGGSVDSLCLSYYLQKKNLSVHLLTTKKRCNYVNTYYNNSNVIENGCYYSFILRNNSTFLSSLLKHLNLETEVIYSSTYSNNILYLDENGQTYRINKFLFRLIYHTIKDYFFNKSVVVEKNVRLDRFISNFFDEKICKNLIFPYCRHYFGFSPRHVFMRSYFSNFLEKIKEKKSIVKAIISPDKNNALPYTKKRKIFTFRGGNILLTRKLREYLDLSGNVQLTEETKNLRLTCSKGRVKVLIGRDVVKFGEVVFCGNPLELKRILKKAKFDNTNKDIIIKYLFNFCSKKIKITNVCFKKNVLPLSHSLESLLLVKENHKNKIMSMLYDSNIFPHFKRNEQVKILSQEDIFETNLRFLSSATDEQESEREINSFLRNVLNIKEKPDLVVSNCYTVFPHNDNFDEKVKKLIQKKCKNLKIFWTFSFFKDLEFCLSEAEKFCEKYGGTAHLEMSHSGTRSHGLLLLCNENEDAYKNDYKNENENENENENENENENENENKNGQFKIEHFYSSENSNIHRGIYKLSREATNSYEHVRKIVKDYINCDSAQEIVFTNGATYGLNLVCNMLMDKVIMEIEDEIYISYLEHHSNIIPWQEEIKKRKKGKLKYIPLKTSGYVNIKKMEKIVSSKMKVVSISHVSNVLGNIQNVSRLIKKIKKKNPNIIVIIDASQSFAHLKYDIKKMIQNKCNPDILIASGHKFCASLGSGFIYIKKSLTCSYKFKPLLYGSNIITQVKKYKSKFVSSPQLFETGTQNIAAILSMGVSLLFLKKIQKNYSYIYEMYLYDLLIYYLNKFLKDKLIQLPWTVQSSLNCNHNTDYTNHSIGKPHDHHVKEQVEKNSNPSSLDFKIYIHNSRKVRRKKIGILPLWSDSFSSFDLVTFLDFKNICIRSGHHCASLLHHYFLKIPESSRISIFFYNTPEEVHYLAEQIAAVALMLNELKSLKLLNTSIKRKVKNVEVFKSNNSLYTKFKGLSKKCEREINKEIITLRSYLFKKDEAYLNEKDISKILNKIIKKKITNEYIWNSIKNLIFKFNLKCLHNSLDISSCVQNNNVLVSPNKVVGNYNKNFDHINVYLLAIAIQTSNKRSACLFNFLFSYLTCFCANIEPRHFLHIFLVLVKNTYRDLKLDQAEEKKKICYKGASDVCISNSYSRNDTSTNYYPPVEQRYKDKIIISQKKFIQLLTHYCTDNINFFSFNEIGLICEALCHFSLKENPFVEYWNSFLFYTFEVSSKKGVKNVCRVENSENRGSSVNSENRGSSVNSEISGSSVNSEISGSSVNSEISGSSVNSEISGSSVNSEISGSSVNSEISGSSVNSENTGSNENGKNSKNSKNSKNSKNSKNSKNNRNHENDKNNNCKNSANYCSTLCTDNNILTKKYERSELFTKRKRAKNYENRTCSNIHYDKFVELNGRNVLSILKYILSYRNLFPDIIYIGSKLKKIFFNINLDTNLHECSEILYHFKCINELSITYLKEKINLYEYQFKDEFINSYYLQCLLKIAHLYSYEQLSSHIPFLNIFLHNIHKFSTENACSLLGLIFKSYEYSSYNNSAPKLNATNSRKMCVRSAIGWDTNCTVQTYYNHSHNDLFVKNTFLHNSVCSSTHENCQSVFHLNQFRGIKESACFFNPNWVNAPPNSEKKEKLTGNRTNRNSTVLFNDASSYDYNKLLLSLLSTLCYTCSEITNIISYKEILFLCEILSTQLFVPNSVLTSIYNRICNDIEKGKFYHTDISIQQLEYLFFIACFIYDNNFENTKLLRCLINLFLNKNKEVSSLRYMNIYAFYLLTLKKASIFIPPKYFNFVLQNITLLNYSMLYNNLLIYFLKCSKRNYKHIVSERTIEEAEKRRYTRGGYKMGGYKMGGYKKGEYKKGEYKKGEYKKGEYKKGEYYKGGYYKGDKKKKYIDIPSFKKLTTHYALTSPKHKMNALVFNEKCFNTELLKIFLYLWNITSSRPGRKILDLLVVLNMFYDDINIRYYLLNSCTLKKIKRYVHLLAGKMDKRFVVFCKDKIRKKIIHFDLDKLQKISSNAHLRDNNNIQQKNDLSKLEKIKESENYLLNDYKHKKNIAIIKDVKNAKLAKYFTNCKRGAPVQQFLSIYCE is encoded by the exons ATGACAAAGGCAACTAGGAGTATATG CGTAATCGGCGGCAGTGTAGACTCCTTGTGTCTGAGTTATTacttacagaaaaaaaatctaAGCGTCCACTTATTGACTACTAAAAAGAGATGTAACTATGTGAACACGTATTATAATAACTCAAATGTAATTGAAAATGGGTGCTACTATTCCTTTATCTTAAGAAATAATTCGACGTTTCTTTCCTCACTTCTTAAGCATCTCAACTTGGAAACAGAAG TAATATATAGTAGCACGTATTCAAATAACATTTTGTACCTTGATGAAAATGGACAAACATACAGAATTAACAAGTTTTTGTTTAGATTAATTTACCATACTATCAaggattatttttttaataaatctgTAGTCGTTGAAAAG AATGTACGATTAGACAGGTTTATCTCAAACTTTtttgatgaaaaaatttgcaaaaatttaattttcccTTACTGCCGTCACTACTTCGGTTTCTCACCTCGGCATGTGTTTATGCG CTCCTACTTTTCGAACTTtctggaaaaaataaaagaaaagaagtcAATTGTAAAAGCAATTATTTCCCCTGATAAAAACAATGCCCTCCcttacacaaaaaaaagaaaaatttttacatttcgaggtggaaatatattattaacaag aaaactTCGAGAATACTTAGATCTAAGCGGTAACGTCCAATTGACAgaggaaacaaaaaatttgcGCCTCACGTGTAGCAAGGGTCGAGTGAAG GTGCTCATAGGACGAGACGTCGTAAAATTCGGTGAAGTAGTCTTTTGTGGTAACCCACTGGAGTTGAAGCGAATTCTAAAAAAAGCCAAATTTGATAACACAAACAaagatattataataaaatacttatttaatttttgttcaaaaaaaattaaaataacaaatgttTGTTTTAAGAAGAACGTCCTGCCCCTTTCTCATTCGCtg GAATCCTTACTGTTAGTTAAAGAAAatcataaaaacaaaataatgtcCATGCTATATGACAGTAATATTTTTCCACATTTCAAAAGAAACGAACAAGTAAAAATTCTTTCACAAGAAGATATATTCGAAACGAA CTTAAGATTTCTGAGCTCAGCAACGGATGAACAAGAATCTGAACGTGAAATAAATTCATTCCTTCGAAACGTTCTgaacataaaagaaaaacctGACTtg GTCGTGAGCAATTGCTATACTGTCTTTCCCCATAACGACAATTTTGACGAAAAAGTCAAAAAATtgattcaaaaaaaatgcaaaaacttaaaaattttttggaccttttcctttttcaagGACCTCGAGTTCTGCTTAAGTGAAGCCGAAAAATTTTGTGAGAAGTATGGCGGTACGGCTCACTTGGAAATGAGTCACAGCGGCACGCGTTCACAC GGCTTACTCTTACTATGTAACGAAAATGAAGATGCCTACAAAAATGACTACAAAAATGAGAACGAGAACGAAAACGAGAACGAGAATGAGAACGAGAATGAGAATGAGAACGAGAACAAGAACGGACAATTC AAAATAGAGCACTTTTACTCAAGCGAGAATTCCAACATCCACCGTGGCATTTACAAACTCAGCCGCGAAGCAACGAACAGCTACGAGCATGTGCGAAAAATAGTAAAGGATTACATCAATTGTGATAGCGCACAAGAAATAGTGTTCACCAATGGTGCAACATATGGACTGAATTTAGTGTGTAACATGCTTATGGATAAAGTTATAATGGAAATTGAAGACGAAATTTATATAAGCTATTTAGAGCATCACTCAAATATTATTCCATGgcaagaagaaataaaaaaaagaaaaaaaggaaaattaaaatatataccttTAAAAACAAGTggatatgttaatataaaaaagatggAAAAAATTGTAAGTAGTAAAATGAAAGTAGTATCAATAAGTCATGTTTCCAATGTATTAGGCAATATACAAAATGTTAGCagacttataaaaaaaataaaaaaaaaaaatcctaATATTATCGTAATAATTGATGCATCTCAAAGTTTTgcacatttaaaatatgatataaaaaaaatgatacaaaATAAGTGCAATCCTGATATATTAATTGCATCAGGCCATAAATTTTGCGCATCATTAGGTAGCggttttatttatataaaaaaatccttaacatgttcatataaatttaagcCACTCTTATATGGaagtaatataataacacaagtgaaaaaatataaatcaaaatttGTCTCTTCCCCTCAACTTTTTGAAACTGGCACACAAAACATTGCTGCCATTTTGTCTATGGGTGTTTCTCTtctatttttgaaaaaaattcaaaaaaattattcttatatatatgaaatgtaTTTGTACGATTTGCTCATTTACTACTTGAATAAATTCCTTAAAGATAAATTAATACAACTCCCGTGGACAGTTCAATCTTCTCTCAATTGCAATCATAACACAGATTATACTAACCACAGCATAGGAAAACCACATGACCATCATGTTAAGGAAcaagtagaaaaaaattcCAATCCATCTTCACTTGATTTCAAGATTTACATTCATAACAGTAGAAAGGTACgacgaaaaaaaattggaataCTACCTCTATGGTCTGACAGTTTTTCCTCCTTCGATTTAGTTACATTTCtagattttaaaaatatatgtataaggtCAGGACACCACTGTGCATCCTTATTACAtcattactttttaaaaatacctGAAAGCTCAAGgatatccatttttttttataacacaCCAGAGGAAGTACATTACTTAGCTGAGCAGATTGCTGCAGTAGCACTCATGCTCAATGAATTAAAAAG CCTGAAACTGTTAAACACCtcaataaaaagaaaagtaaaaaacgTTGAGGTATTTAAATCTAATAATTCCCTTTACACAAAGTTCAAGGGGTTAAGTAAAAAGTGTGAGAGAGAaataaataaggaaataaTTACTTTGAGAAgctatttatttaaaaaagatgaagcatatttaaatgaaaaggacATCAGCAAAATacttaacaaaattattaaaaaaaaaattacgaatgaatatatatggaatagtataaaaaacttaattttcaaatttaattTGAAATGTTTACACAATAGTTTGGACATATCATCTTGTGTACAAAATAACAACGTTTTGGTTAGCCCAAACAAAGTAGTAGgaaattacaataaaaattttgaccACATAAATGTGTATTTACTGGCTATAGCTATACAAACTTCAAATAAGAGAAGTGCTTGTTTgtttaatttccttttttcctatttGACATGTTTTTGTGCAAATATTGAACCAAGGCACTTCCTCCATATATTCTTGGTGCTAGTAAAAAACACATATCGCGATTTAAAGTTAGATCAAgcagaggaaaaaaaaaagatatgctACAAGGGGGCAAGTGATGTTTGCATTAGTAATAGTTACTCACGAAATGATACTTCCACGAACTACTACCCTCCTGTTGAGCAAAGATATAAGGACAAAATTATCATCTcccaaaaaaaattcatacaACTCTTAACACATTACTGTACTgacaatataaattttttttcctttaatgaAATAGGTTTAATATGTGAAGCGCTTTGCCATTTTTCCCTAAAAGAAAATCCATTCGTCGAATATTGGAATAGTTTCCTCTTTTACACCTTCGAAGTGAGCTCAAAAAAGGGAGTCAAAAATGTGTGCAGAGTGGAAAATAGTGAAAATAGAGGAAGTAGTGTAAATAGTGAAAATAGAGGAAGTAGTGTAAATAGTGAAATTAGTGGAAGTAGTGTAAATAGTGAAATTAGTGGGAGTAGTGTAAATAGTGAAATTAGTGGAAGTAGTGTAAATAGTGAAATTAGTGGAAGTAGTGTAAATAGTGAAATTAGTGGAAGTAGTGTAAATAGTGAAATTAGTGGAAGTAGTGTAAATAGTGAAAATACTGGAAGTAATGAAAACGGTAAAAACAGCAAAAACAGCAAAAACAGCAAAAACAGCAAAAACAGCAAAAACAGCAAAAACAACAGAAATCATGAAAAcgataaaaataacaactGTAAAAATAGTGCAAATTATTGCTCAACGTTATGCACGgacaataatattttaacaaaaaaatatgaacgttcagaattatttacaaaaaggaaaagagcaaaaaattatgaaaatcgCACGTGTAGTAATATTCATTATGACAAATTTGTAGAACTGAATGGAAGAAATGTACTAAGtattcttaaatatattcttagtTATCGTAATTTATTTCCAGACATTATATACATAGGAAGTAAGCtcaagaaaattttttttaatattaaccTTGATACAAATTTACATGAATGTTCAGAAATTTTATATCactttaaatgtataaatgagCTAAGCATAACAtatttgaaagaaaaaataaatttgtatgAATATCAATTTAAAGacgaatttataaattcttattatttacaatgtcttttaaaaatagctCACCTGTATTCCTACGAACAGTTATCTAGTcatattccatttttaaatatatttttacacaatatacataaattttcaaCAGAAAATGCATGTTCGTTACTCGGATTGATATTTAAAAGTTATGAGTATAGTTCATATAACAATTCTGCTCCAAAGTTAAATGCTACCAACAGTAGGAAAATGTGCGTAAGGAGTGCCATTGGGTGGGACACAAATTGCACTGTCCAAACTTACTACAATCACTCCCATAACGACCTTTTCGTGAAGAATACCTTTTTACACAACTCTGTCTGTTCCTCTACACACGAAAATTGTCAATCagtatttcatttaaatcaGTTTCGTGGAATTAAAGAAAGTGCATGTTTCTTTAACCCCAATTGGGTGAATGCCCCACCGAatagtgaaaaaaaagaaaaactaaCAGGGAATCGAACAAACAGGAATAGTactgttttatttaatgatgCTTCTTCATATGATTACAATAAGCTGCTGCTTAGTCTTCTCTCTACGCTGTGCTATACATGTAGCGAAAtaactaatattatttcatacaaagaaattctttttttatgtgaaATATTGAGTACACAACTCTTCGTTCCTAATTCAGTGCTTACCAGTATATACAATCGAATATGTAATGATATAGAAAAAGGTAAATTTTATCATACTGACATATCCATACAACAATTAGAGTACTTATTTTTCATTGcttgttttatatatgacaataattttgaaaatacaaAGCTACTAAGATGTTtaataaacttatttttaaataaaaataaagaagtatCCTCATTAagatatatgaatatttatgcattttatttgttGACATTGAAAAAAGCAAGTATCTTCATTCCGccgaaatattttaatttcgtACTGCAAAATATTACACTACTCAACTATTCGATGCTTTATAAcaatcttttaatttattttttaaaatgttcaaaAAGGAACTATAAACATATTGTAAGCGAAAGGACAATAGAAGAAGCAGAAAAAAGGAGATATACAAGAGGTGGATACAAAATGGGTGGATACAAAATGGGTGGATACAAAAAGGGTGAATACAAAAAGGGTGAATACAAAAAGGGTGAATACAAAAAGGGTGAATACAAAAAGGGTGAATACTACAAGGGTGGATACTACAAGGgagataaaaagaagaagtatATAGACATTCCTTCCTTCAAAAAACTAACAACACATTATGCGTTAACATCTCCTAAACATAAAATGAATGCGCTtgtttttaatgaaaaatgctTTAACACTGAgcttcttaaaatttttttgtatctgTGGAATATTACTTCCTCTAGGCCTGGGAGGAAAATACTTGATTTATTAGTTgtattaaatatgttttatgatgatataaatatacgttACTACCTACTCAACAGTTGtacacttaaaaaaataaaacgttATGTACACCTATTGGCAGGAAAAATGGATAAACGATTTGTTGTTTTCtgtaaagataaaataagaaaaaaaatcattcaTTTTGATTTAGACAAACTCCAAAAGATTAGCAGTAACGCACATTTAagagataataataatatacaacaaaaaaacgatttatcaaaattagaaaaaattaaagagaGCGAAAATTACCTACTAAATGATTATAAGCACAAGAAAAATATTGCTATTATAAAGGATGTGAAAAATGCTAAGTTGGCCAAGTATTTTACAAATTGCAAAAGGGGTGCACCCGTTCAACAATTTTTGTCCATATATTGCGAATAG